A portion of the Leptospira noumeaensis genome contains these proteins:
- a CDS encoding methyl-accepting chemotaxis protein: protein MHSKLRAYFVLSFLAFGFLLLLSVHLLLQTKADNLTIVLCFEFGILVLFGFLFGSALSSWFGKIFGKLELAFKEVGLGNLQTRLSYEKNDIFAEFYSGFHRMLQAQGELIQHIKSSADTLSSDSQEMKLVTLDFSSNLQSQSAATEEVSASIEEISGVAISISNIAENNSVSMNNLTSEVDHLSLAIDKTGEYVVGTLDSIKNIIDRAEAGKNTLRTMNEAMDNLSHSSLEISKTVDVIAKISEQVNMLALNASIEAARAGDAGRGFAVVAEEVSKLAERTAGAVKGIDSLMKKNQNDVSLGRERIEKTTMEIQEIIGNIDSISEKITEVHSAVNSQKELKNKLLKEALFVKERSTEIKDAVTEHKTATNEVMASVASISQSSFSNSESSDLLAEKITAIANTADKLISMVDLFKTSLVSDESSISNRDETTHKLQFRSDIGSIYYIKEKDLLEVVWTPNFSEEKYIEILNEALNIIEKHNIRKWLADTRRMGLVTRSAQEWVNVNWFPKASNSSLRKMAVVVPNSALAAISIDDQTLKTGNVELKSVPSLEIGIEWLEK, encoded by the coding sequence ATGCATTCAAAACTTAGAGCTTATTTCGTCCTTTCCTTTTTGGCCTTCGGGTTCTTATTACTTTTAAGTGTACACCTGTTATTACAGACAAAAGCAGATAACTTAACAATAGTTCTCTGCTTTGAATTTGGAATCTTAGTTCTATTCGGGTTTCTCTTTGGTTCTGCCTTAAGTTCCTGGTTCGGAAAAATATTTGGAAAACTAGAACTTGCTTTTAAAGAAGTTGGGCTCGGGAATTTACAAACACGACTCTCTTACGAAAAAAACGATATATTTGCAGAGTTCTATTCGGGTTTCCATCGAATGTTGCAAGCCCAAGGGGAACTCATCCAACATATCAAATCATCGGCAGATACCTTATCTTCTGATTCACAAGAAATGAAATTGGTAACACTTGATTTTTCAAGTAACCTTCAATCCCAATCCGCTGCGACAGAAGAAGTGTCTGCTTCCATAGAAGAAATATCTGGAGTTGCTATTTCAATTTCAAACATTGCGGAAAACAACTCTGTCAGCATGAACAATCTAACCAGCGAAGTGGATCACCTTTCTTTGGCGATTGACAAAACGGGTGAGTATGTTGTAGGAACACTTGATTCCATCAAAAACATAATCGACCGTGCAGAAGCAGGAAAAAACACCTTACGCACAATGAATGAAGCTATGGATAACCTTTCTCATAGTTCACTTGAAATTTCTAAAACTGTTGATGTCATCGCAAAAATCAGTGAACAAGTGAATATGCTGGCTCTTAATGCTTCTATTGAAGCGGCAAGAGCGGGAGATGCAGGAAGAGGATTTGCTGTTGTTGCTGAAGAAGTTTCCAAACTTGCAGAAAGAACTGCTGGTGCGGTGAAAGGGATCGACTCTTTGATGAAAAAAAATCAAAATGATGTTTCCTTGGGTCGCGAACGAATTGAAAAAACTACGATGGAAATCCAAGAAATCATCGGGAACATCGATTCGATTTCTGAAAAAATTACAGAAGTCCACTCCGCAGTAAATTCACAAAAAGAACTAAAAAACAAACTGCTAAAAGAAGCACTCTTTGTCAAAGAACGTTCTACAGAAATCAAAGACGCGGTGACAGAACACAAAACGGCAACCAATGAAGTGATGGCTTCGGTTGCCTCCATTAGCCAGTCTTCCTTTAGTAATTCAGAAAGTAGCGATTTACTCGCTGAAAAAATCACAGCCATTGCTAACACAGCCGACAAACTCATATCTATGGTGGATTTATTCAAAACAAGTTTGGTTTCGGATGAATCATCAATTTCTAACAGAGATGAAACCACGCACAAACTCCAATTCCGCTCAGACATTGGTAGTATTTACTATATCAAAGAAAAAGATTTATTGGAAGTTGTGTGGACTCCCAATTTTAGCGAAGAAAAATATATAGAAATCTTAAATGAAGCTCTAAACATTATCGAAAAACATAATATTCGGAAATGGCTTGCGGATACCAGAAGAATGGGATTAGTGACTCGTTCTGCTCAGGAATGGGTAAATGTAAACTGGTTTCCAAAGGCAAGTAACTCATCTTTAAGAAAGATGGCCGTAGTGGTTCCGAACTCGGCACTGGCAGCCATCTCCATTGATGACCAAACTCTCAAAACAGGGAATGTAGAACTAAAGTCCGTTCCTAGTTTGGAAATTGGAATTGAATGGTTAGAAAAATAA
- a CDS encoding AraC family transcriptional regulator gives MNLIPFTGAVVAFLLAFSSWLETIQREKEKKDKTQTKGHFPVRVNSNFQIGCLQKFTTVFLFLSLAILQLHIYLELTKEITFDSIFYGIHIPALLLVGPLSYLFFEEMSGGEMNTVNLIHFLPSFLCLFYVFLFRPLGNIILINSFGFRIQPDSLYVDSIFSLLGLSVLSILGYISFFLIRVIRWRFNFKEKIQKTFWPFLYFLLFSLFVVASFVFAQLFYMPLFLFACFTLTLLLILLLVLKMNHKEFILKFKLETRLARYQESRVKGIDVSQILQRLEDLMNLNQLYLNDSLTLASLAKHLDLNSHQLSEILNTKLGITFRNYVNGFRLSEAARLLKERPETPIINIIYTSGFNSKSSFHKLFLDRYGVSPQVYRSKVS, from the coding sequence ATGAATTTGATTCCATTTACGGGGGCTGTTGTGGCCTTCCTTTTGGCTTTTTCTTCTTGGTTGGAAACCATTCAAAGGGAAAAAGAAAAAAAGGATAAAACGCAAACAAAGGGGCACTTTCCTGTTCGCGTAAATTCTAATTTCCAGATTGGTTGTTTACAAAAATTTACAACGGTGTTTTTGTTTCTTTCCTTAGCAATTTTACAACTTCATATTTATTTAGAACTCACAAAGGAAATTACTTTCGATTCGATCTTTTATGGAATTCATATCCCAGCTCTACTTCTTGTTGGCCCATTGAGTTATCTTTTTTTTGAGGAGATGAGTGGAGGAGAAATGAATACAGTTAACTTGATCCATTTTTTACCAAGTTTTCTTTGTTTGTTTTATGTTTTTCTTTTTCGGCCATTGGGGAATATAATTTTAATCAACAGCTTTGGTTTTCGAATCCAACCAGATTCATTATATGTCGATTCCATTTTCAGTTTACTGGGGTTGAGTGTATTATCGATTCTTGGTTATATCAGTTTTTTTCTGATTCGAGTGATTCGTTGGAGATTCAATTTTAAAGAGAAGATACAAAAGACCTTTTGGCCATTTCTGTATTTTTTATTATTTTCTTTGTTCGTCGTTGCTTCGTTTGTTTTTGCACAACTTTTTTATATGCCATTGTTTTTGTTTGCATGTTTTACGTTAACATTACTTCTAATCCTTCTCTTAGTTTTGAAAATGAATCATAAAGAATTTATTTTAAAATTTAAATTAGAGACAAGATTAGCCCGTTATCAGGAGAGCAGGGTGAAAGGGATAGATGTTTCTCAAATTTTGCAGCGACTGGAAGATCTTATGAATCTTAACCAATTGTATTTGAATGATAGTTTAACTTTGGCTTCTTTAGCAAAACACTTAGATCTAAATTCGCACCAACTTTCTGAGATTTTAAATACTAAACTTGGTATTACATTTCGTAATTATGTGAATGGGTTTCGTTTGTCAGAAGCCGCAAGGTTACTAAAAGAAAGACCAGAGACACCAATCATAAATATCATTTATACATCCGGTTTTAATTCTAAATCTTCCTTTCACAAACTTTTTTTAGATCGTTATGGAGTGTCTCCGCAGGTGTATCGATCAAAAGTAAGTTAG
- a CDS encoding DUF4334 domain-containing protein yields MNQLEKKFYEMRSKKNNSTDDSFALFDALETVSIEDMFGRWHGSGFHTGHTMDGALETFNWYGKEFVDADNVHPLVFKSFGKTLFKVNPSIMPVRLATLVPTTNLWPLRYVFLLVRFLFQTSKSKARVRRIEFRGKLTAAMIYDNLPIHDVFKKVNQDTMFGCMDYKGMKQPFFFVLERDK; encoded by the coding sequence ATGAATCAATTAGAAAAAAAATTCTACGAAATGCGTAGTAAAAAGAACAATTCTACAGACGATTCGTTCGCCTTGTTTGATGCTTTAGAAACAGTTTCGATCGAAGATATGTTTGGTCGTTGGCATGGTTCCGGATTCCATACAGGACATACAATGGATGGAGCATTAGAAACCTTCAATTGGTATGGAAAAGAATTTGTGGATGCTGATAACGTGCATCCACTCGTATTTAAATCTTTTGGAAAAACTTTGTTTAAAGTAAATCCATCGATTATGCCTGTTCGGTTAGCAACTTTAGTTCCAACTACAAACTTATGGCCTTTACGTTATGTTTTTTTGTTAGTTCGATTTTTATTCCAAACATCAAAATCAAAAGCTCGAGTTCGTCGAATTGAGTTTCGAGGGAAACTTACCGCTGCAATGATCTATGACAATCTCCCTATCCATGACGTATTTAAAAAAGTAAATCAGGATACAATGTTTGGGTGTATGGACTATAAAGGAATGAAACAACCTTTCTTTTTTGTTTTAGAGAGAGATAAATAA
- a CDS encoding DUF1554 domain-containing protein, translating into MSSPKNIRLYLFFQILLLTLFVFEFNCKIAESDNLCDPNSKAFKNTQISKILLKDKSPTCGKDYISTVIPYSISGSIAGLASSGLKLSLNGSNSLTIDINSIKFSFTNVLTTGSSYAVTITNQPTGLFCTITNGAGLIRDSDITSIMITCAVSCNPCKIFLSNSGYPPNPGSAVNFDTSCSTDANYPGTGTYKAMVVDGVTRRASLSANIGDGQIDWIFAPNRTYYQTAGTIGTTSSGGLFISTLTNTFSVNSKYWTGLNTNWTTNVSNTCNLWTSNLGTYNGVMGQGNSTVIADITAGWTPDPCNLSNQQLICVEQ; encoded by the coding sequence ATGAGTTCCCCAAAAAACATACGTCTATATTTATTTTTCCAGATTTTGCTTCTTACGTTATTTGTTTTTGAATTCAATTGTAAAATTGCAGAATCCGACAATCTTTGTGACCCAAACTCAAAAGCTTTTAAAAATACTCAAATTTCCAAAATTCTATTAAAGGATAAATCCCCCACTTGCGGAAAAGACTATATTTCAACAGTTATACCATACTCAATATCAGGCTCCATCGCGGGATTAGCTAGTTCGGGTTTAAAACTCTCGCTAAATGGAAGTAATTCTTTGACCATTGACATCAATAGTATAAAATTTTCATTCACCAATGTTCTAACGACAGGATCAAGCTACGCAGTGACGATCACGAACCAACCCACAGGACTTTTTTGTACGATTACAAACGGCGCAGGTCTAATAAGAGATTCCGACATCACTTCCATAATGATTACCTGCGCAGTTTCCTGTAACCCTTGCAAAATTTTTCTATCGAATTCTGGATACCCACCAAATCCAGGAAGTGCGGTAAACTTTGATACATCTTGTTCTACAGATGCAAATTATCCTGGTACGGGAACTTATAAAGCAATGGTCGTCGATGGAGTGACAAGACGAGCTTCTTTGAGTGCAAATATCGGAGATGGTCAGATCGATTGGATTTTTGCACCAAATCGAACTTATTATCAGACAGCTGGTACGATCGGTACGACTAGTTCAGGCGGGTTATTTATTTCCACACTCACAAACACATTTTCAGTCAATTCCAAATACTGGACTGGCTTAAACACTAACTGGACAACTAACGTTAGTAATACTTGTAATTTATGGACAAGCAATTTAGGAACTTATAATGGAGTTATGGGACAAGGCAATTCCACCGTAATTGCAGATATTACTGCAGGCTGGACGCCCGATCCATGTAATTTAAGTAATCAGCAATTGATTTGCGTAGAACAGTAA
- a CDS encoding YheT family hydrolase — MELVASHPFIAVFLVFCLSFIFYYIFEVIETPVLRFSESEFLLRVIERSPNLTNPYYPTFWCFNQHLMLLLLMFKEYRTKPFIYDQLEQLKMKDGGITGLAWSGIQVGSQNNDTPIVVLFHTISGDEQDVKSTVKYLREKFGWIVVVCIRRGHGNLPLTKPKINTMGSTSDLKEQLSYIQKRFPKRKLLGVGISAGSGLLARYLGEAGTKSQFIAAVAVSPAYDIEKAFHRVHPVYSKIMGQRLINYFLKTHYETLSNLNGVDKLLKIKTIGEFQDQLHTISGFKDKEKYYFHSNPVLVAKNIRTPLLVLNSADDPICVNQNVIENLHWLETLPNTIHVHTKRGSHIAYFQGFKAKSWSDTVIGEYFSAVLKENSPIKKPKKKSKKKKI, encoded by the coding sequence TTGGAATTAGTTGCCAGCCATCCTTTCATCGCAGTATTTTTAGTCTTTTGTTTAAGTTTTATTTTCTATTATATTTTTGAAGTGATAGAAACTCCGGTTCTGCGGTTCAGCGAATCTGAATTTTTATTACGTGTGATCGAAAGATCACCAAATCTAACAAATCCATACTATCCAACCTTCTGGTGTTTTAACCAACATCTAATGTTGTTATTACTCATGTTTAAGGAATACCGTACCAAACCATTTATTTATGATCAATTAGAACAATTGAAAATGAAAGATGGAGGGATCACTGGACTTGCTTGGTCAGGAATCCAAGTTGGTTCCCAAAACAATGACACTCCCATTGTTGTTCTTTTCCATACCATTAGCGGTGATGAACAGGATGTAAAATCAACAGTCAAATATTTGCGGGAAAAATTTGGTTGGATAGTCGTTGTTTGTATCCGCAGGGGTCACGGGAACCTCCCACTTACCAAACCAAAAATCAACACCATGGGATCTACTTCTGATTTAAAAGAACAGTTGTCATACATTCAAAAAAGATTCCCAAAAAGAAAACTGTTAGGTGTAGGAATTTCAGCAGGATCGGGACTTCTCGCAAGGTATTTAGGAGAAGCAGGAACAAAAAGTCAATTCATTGCAGCCGTGGCCGTATCCCCGGCTTATGATATCGAAAAAGCCTTCCATCGTGTTCATCCAGTTTATAGCAAAATTATGGGACAAAGGCTAATTAATTATTTTTTAAAAACGCATTATGAAACCCTATCCAATCTAAATGGTGTAGATAAACTTTTAAAAATCAAAACTATAGGAGAATTTCAAGACCAACTACATACCATTTCAGGATTTAAGGATAAAGAAAAGTATTATTTTCACTCCAATCCAGTGTTAGTTGCAAAGAATATTCGGACTCCACTGCTTGTTTTAAATTCAGCAGATGATCCTATCTGTGTAAATCAAAATGTAATCGAAAATTTACATTGGTTAGAAACCCTTCCCAATACCATTCATGTACATACCAAAAGAGGAAGCCACATTGCTTACTTCCAAGGTTTTAAAGCTAAATCCTGGTCTGATACAGTCATTGGTGAATATTTTTCGGCTGTTCTAAAAGAGAATTCACCGATTAAAAAACCTAAGAAAAAATCAAAAAAGAAAAAAATCTAA
- a CDS encoding CoA-binding protein codes for MNVADSEIKSLLQSYKKITVYGLSNDLSKPSHYVPVYIRDKGWEVVGTYPKEHNVGGFTIYKSLKDVPKEDRKFIDVFRSSDKIPEVIDEILSLGGTEVIWLQLGISHPEAEKKAEEAGIRVVSNRCLIIEHRNYF; via the coding sequence ATGAATGTAGCCGATTCCGAGATCAAATCCCTCCTTCAGTCTTATAAAAAAATTACAGTATACGGGCTCAGTAATGATTTATCAAAACCAAGCCACTATGTCCCTGTTTATATCCGAGACAAAGGATGGGAAGTGGTAGGAACCTACCCCAAAGAACATAACGTAGGTGGATTTACTATTTATAAAAGTTTAAAGGATGTTCCAAAAGAAGATAGGAAATTCATCGATGTGTTTCGCAGTTCCGATAAAATTCCGGAAGTCATCGATGAAATTTTAAGTTTAGGGGGAACCGAAGTGATTTGGCTTCAATTGGGAATTTCACATCCGGAAGCAGAAAAAAAAGCCGAAGAAGCAGGCATACGTGTGGTTTCTAACCGATGCCTCATCATTGAACATAGAAATTATTTTTAG
- a CDS encoding flagellar filament core protein flaB2 domain protein — MKLNKNPNLSTDSEKEVIIQKQINQLQKEISDWASKESNQPEEKKRILLRTNTETNSIYHTIVEKTEAKAVESKLKFISLTSQKLKRLSELEPNETTFQKQTFMLKKVLVYLDILYHISKRLFVISKSNLFGKQVELQSEVDSLIHEVDRIASQAEFNDMRLFAGDFAKDSRVASLWMIHQSKGELSRVWIATMTSKSLGLTTVEGNYLTLSNANLFQKNIEEAINRINEERQRIQSVLD; from the coding sequence ATGAAATTGAACAAGAATCCTAATTTGTCCACCGATTCAGAGAAAGAGGTTATCATTCAAAAACAAATCAATCAACTTCAAAAAGAAATATCTGATTGGGCTTCTAAAGAATCTAATCAACCGGAAGAGAAAAAGAGAATCCTGCTCCGTACGAATACAGAAACAAATTCTATCTATCATACAATCGTTGAAAAAACCGAAGCTAAAGCAGTGGAATCAAAACTTAAGTTTATTTCGCTTACATCTCAAAAGTTAAAAAGATTATCTGAGTTAGAACCGAATGAAACAACATTTCAAAAACAAACTTTTATGTTGAAGAAAGTTTTGGTTTATCTAGACATTTTATATCATATTTCAAAACGGTTATTCGTAATTTCTAAATCAAATTTATTCGGTAAACAAGTAGAATTACAATCGGAAGTGGACTCACTCATTCATGAAGTAGATCGAATTGCTTCGCAAGCAGAGTTTAATGATATGCGACTATTTGCTGGTGATTTTGCAAAGGATTCTAGGGTGGCTTCTTTGTGGATGATTCATCAATCCAAAGGGGAACTTTCCCGCGTTTGGATTGCCACTATGACATCTAAATCATTGGGTTTAACTACTGTTGAAGGAAATTATCTGACGTTATCAAATGCAAATTTGTTTCAAAAAAATATAGAAGAAGCAATAAATCGAATCAATGAAGAGAGACAACGAATACAATCTGTTCTTGATTGA
- a CDS encoding AraC family transcriptional regulator, with translation MNQNSQNFRKTRINTKNQFSLQFLGLIFLFTIVLIVLPIFGEPELTNHLEKIPIQKNHKKPVVVVIGENQYTELTDFVVPYGILKRANIADLYPIAPNKGTMNMFPSLSIEITTSINDFDLSHPEGADLVIVPAIHNSENKTITEWIQKQYQKGATVVGICDGVWTLGFARLLKNKKATGHWYSKEGLSQKFPDTEWIQNKRYVQDQRIITTTGVTASIPITLALVESIVGTKKAKELATELGVSDWSPFHKTDEFYFDGKTYLTAAKNLTFLWSHETFGIPIYDGIDEVSLALVADSYSRTYRSKVVATTNTEDSVITKSGLRFFSESKTIDKNKIHSYIQIEKNKKAFEGLRESLSEIQKRYGRTTMKFVASQLEFPLD, from the coding sequence ATGAATCAAAATTCTCAAAATTTCAGAAAAACAAGAATCAATACCAAAAACCAATTTAGCCTACAATTCTTGGGACTTATTTTTCTATTTACTATTGTACTAATTGTTCTACCAATCTTTGGTGAACCAGAACTTACCAATCATTTAGAAAAAATCCCGATACAAAAAAATCATAAAAAACCAGTGGTTGTTGTGATTGGAGAAAATCAATATACAGAACTTACTGATTTTGTTGTTCCTTATGGAATTTTAAAACGTGCAAATATTGCCGATCTTTATCCAATAGCACCTAACAAAGGAACCATGAATATGTTCCCATCACTGTCCATAGAAATCACAACATCCATCAATGACTTCGATTTATCTCATCCGGAAGGTGCTGATTTAGTTATTGTTCCTGCTATCCACAATTCAGAAAACAAAACCATCACCGAGTGGATTCAAAAACAATATCAAAAAGGTGCAACAGTTGTTGGGATTTGTGATGGAGTCTGGACTTTAGGTTTTGCTCGACTTTTAAAAAACAAAAAAGCAACGGGACACTGGTATTCTAAAGAAGGATTATCCCAAAAATTTCCCGATACAGAATGGATTCAAAACAAAAGATATGTTCAAGACCAAAGGATCATCACAACAACTGGAGTGACTGCATCCATTCCTATTACCTTAGCATTGGTGGAATCAATTGTTGGAACAAAAAAAGCAAAAGAACTAGCGACGGAACTTGGAGTTTCTGATTGGAGTCCTTTTCATAAAACAGATGAATTTTATTTTGATGGAAAAACATACCTTACAGCAGCAAAAAATCTAACTTTCCTTTGGAGCCATGAAACTTTTGGTATTCCCATCTATGATGGTATCGATGAGGTATCTTTAGCACTCGTCGCAGATTCTTATTCACGAACATACAGATCAAAAGTCGTGGCAACCACCAACACTGAAGATTCGGTGATCACAAAATCAGGCCTTCGTTTTTTTTCTGAATCCAAAACAATTGATAAAAACAAAATCCACTCATACATTCAGATAGAAAAAAACAAAAAAGCTTTTGAAGGATTGAGGGAAAGTCTTTCTGAAATTCAAAAACGGTATGGGAGAACCACCATGAAGTTTGTGGCCTCACAATTAGAATTTCCACTAGATTAG
- a CDS encoding DoxX family protein yields MNHSNTVERSIYQTGLRILLGAFLVFAGAGHLTWHRTEFLAQVPTWLPLNADLVVLLSGVVEITLGLSLIFLKSKQAQVGWIVALFFVLIFPGNISQYVNGISAFGLDTDRARLIRLFFQPLLVYWAIWSCGSWTDYQSKRKS; encoded by the coding sequence ATGAATCATTCTAACACAGTCGAAAGAAGTATTTATCAGACGGGATTACGTATCCTACTTGGAGCCTTTTTGGTTTTTGCGGGAGCAGGCCACCTAACATGGCATAGGACAGAGTTTTTAGCGCAAGTGCCCACTTGGTTACCGCTGAATGCTGATTTAGTGGTTCTTTTGTCAGGAGTGGTAGAAATCACTTTAGGATTGTCTTTGATTTTTCTGAAAAGCAAACAAGCTCAAGTTGGTTGGATTGTCGCTTTGTTTTTTGTTCTTATTTTTCCTGGCAACATCTCTCAGTATGTAAATGGAATCAGTGCTTTTGGATTGGATACAGATAGGGCCAGACTCATTCGTTTATTTTTCCAACCATTACTTGTGTATTGGGCCATTTGGAGTTGTGGGTCTTGGACCGATTATCAATCTAAGAGGAAAAGTTAA
- a CDS encoding TonB-dependent receptor, whose amino-acid sequence MALIFENQSHINDRSIRQNRSFFSLIVLNFYYSILFFCFLSLLTTKVHAQNLEKKTDRTQEGTGSDSNSGTKPVEQGIRVTGKKDPRDREILRTPNSISRLNEQEIQDAGINRTNDIDKQVPNFSIIDSGSRNFTYFNIRGMRSIAFSEPAVGLILDGVPLNDNVALNTELYGLENIEVYRGSQATLFGKNFQGGVVEIRTKKPTNVAEGKITYDVGNYKKQEISTYYNAPIIKDTLYFGIAGKSTEREGYLSNITGFYYPNNRPYEIPIEIYKTHPDGRKGKAGRFRLFFTPNEIFEADLQVSAESFDDGSLNLVNYLGAKSEREKALLQGCVAMPANCSKLYGTYVNRVNGDRKVYWDYEGKSNVTGNTYSLATTTKLPHTNLKTASAIRKMDIDPITADSDFTTVDQNRSIYVEKATTFLNDVYVESKDKNDPLQFKAGIYASSKVTNIDQAREHRSPIYVINDFPGLTAPTREKNLSRLQDRNVSFYTHNSYTFAEKFTATLGARLERQESRLSHTEQAVGISRSGNPLGETLVLSDPYTINNRYNYNVSRMIFDYKPIENLMFFIGFSRGYKNAGYSTVVNIPDKAAFKPEINDTIEAGVKSEFFKGKFGLKYTQFYTETQNFHVVRAINLSQYINLNAEMVTIRGYELETFIKPQKDTKLGLSAGYTEGIFNKFYDSVLNRDFNGKWVHFIPKYDIVSYLQFRNEYGIFFRGEFQAVGQMYFAADNTVYSDPYYVINARVGYETDTISAYLYMNNINDRYYFTSYIDGTFQAVPGAPKTYGFMLTYKI is encoded by the coding sequence ATGGCCCTTATTTTTGAGAATCAATCTCATATAAATGACCGCTCCATCAGACAGAATCGCTCCTTTTTTTCGCTGATTGTTCTAAATTTTTACTATTCGATCCTTTTCTTCTGTTTCCTCTCCCTACTCACAACCAAAGTTCACGCGCAAAACTTAGAGAAAAAAACTGACCGCACACAAGAAGGGACTGGATCTGATTCCAATTCCGGAACCAAACCTGTGGAACAAGGGATTCGTGTGACTGGCAAAAAGGATCCGAGGGACAGAGAAATCCTTCGGACACCTAATAGTATCAGTCGTTTGAACGAACAAGAAATCCAAGATGCAGGGATCAACCGGACAAACGATATCGATAAACAAGTTCCCAATTTTTCCATCATTGATTCGGGATCGCGTAACTTTACTTATTTTAATATTCGTGGGATGCGAAGTATTGCTTTCAGTGAACCAGCAGTGGGTTTGATTTTAGATGGAGTTCCATTGAATGATAATGTGGCACTTAACACAGAGTTATATGGACTAGAAAACATAGAAGTGTACCGAGGAAGCCAAGCAACTTTGTTTGGAAAAAACTTCCAAGGGGGTGTAGTTGAGATTCGAACCAAAAAACCAACAAATGTAGCAGAAGGAAAAATTACTTACGATGTTGGAAATTATAAAAAACAAGAGATCTCAACTTATTACAATGCACCCATCATCAAAGATACTTTGTATTTTGGAATCGCCGGTAAATCAACAGAACGTGAAGGATATCTTTCCAATATAACAGGATTTTATTATCCAAACAATCGCCCTTACGAAATTCCCATTGAAATCTATAAAACTCATCCCGATGGAAGGAAAGGAAAAGCAGGACGATTTAGATTGTTCTTCACACCTAATGAAATATTTGAAGCCGATTTACAAGTGAGTGCAGAGAGTTTTGATGACGGCTCTCTCAACTTAGTTAATTATTTGGGGGCAAAATCCGAAAGAGAAAAAGCTCTATTACAAGGATGTGTGGCAATGCCTGCCAACTGTTCTAAGTTATATGGAACTTACGTTAACAGAGTAAATGGAGATAGAAAAGTATACTGGGACTACGAAGGAAAAAGTAATGTAACAGGAAATACTTACTCTTTAGCTACAACCACTAAACTACCCCATACCAATTTAAAAACTGCTTCTGCTATTCGAAAGATGGACATTGACCCAATCACTGCCGATTCTGATTTTACGACAGTAGACCAAAACAGATCAATTTATGTAGAGAAGGCCACAACTTTCCTAAACGATGTTTACGTTGAATCAAAAGACAAAAATGATCCCCTGCAATTTAAAGCAGGAATTTATGCTTCCAGTAAAGTCACAAATATAGACCAAGCAAGAGAACACAGATCCCCAATTTATGTGATTAATGATTTCCCTGGACTTACTGCCCCCACCAGGGAGAAAAACCTTTCAAGACTACAAGATCGAAACGTAAGTTTTTATACTCACAATAGTTATACATTTGCTGAAAAATTTACTGCAACCTTAGGTGCTCGATTAGAAAGACAAGAAAGCCGTCTTTCACATACCGAACAAGCAGTGGGGATTTCTCGTTCAGGAAATCCACTCGGCGAGACACTAGTGTTATCCGACCCATACACAATTAACAATCGTTACAACTACAATGTATCCCGAATGATTTTTGATTATAAACCGATCGAAAACTTAATGTTTTTTATAGGTTTTAGTCGCGGATACAAAAATGCAGGTTATAGCACCGTCGTCAATATCCCTGACAAGGCCGCATTCAAACCAGAAATTAACGATACAATTGAAGCTGGGGTTAAGTCCGAATTTTTCAAAGGAAAATTTGGATTAAAATATACGCAGTTTTATACAGAAACACAAAACTTCCACGTGGTGCGAGCCATCAACCTTTCGCAATACATCAATCTCAATGCGGAAATGGTTACAATTAGAGGTTATGAATTAGAAACATTCATCAAACCACAAAAAGATACCAAACTAGGACTTTCTGCTGGTTATACGGAAGGGATCTTCAACAAGTTTTATGATTCAGTTCTCAATCGTGACTTCAATGGCAAATGGGTTCATTTCATTCCCAAATACGACATTGTCAGTTATCTACAATTTAGAAATGAATATGGAATTTTTTTCCGAGGTGAATTCCAAGCAGTCGGACAAATGTACTTTGCGGCAGATAACACTGTTTATAGCGATCCTTACTATGTAATCAATGCAAGGGTCGGATACGAAACCGACACCATCTCTGCCTATCTTTACATGAATAATATCAACGATCGATATTATTTCACTTCGTACATCGATGGAACTTTTCAAGCCGTACCCGGCGCACCCAAAACATACGGATTTATGTTAACTTATAAAATTTGA